TAGAATACGCCCACTGCGCTTTTCCGATAATCATTTCCCACCAAACTCCCATATATTTTGTAGGTTTTATATAAGAAGTGTCGGTGTATTTTGTAGGTTCATTCAGATTAAATAACATTTTTGAGTCCATTAACTCTTCCGCTTTTGGAGACACGATAATAGTTCTCCAAGGCGTTACAGAAGGAGTCTGAATGTAACCTTTTGCACCTTGTCGATCCGCTGTAAGATGCGTTTTAAATTTAAAATTCTGAGCATCAACCTCAAGATGTGAAGCTGCATAATTTAGAACTGCCGCTTCTGCAATATTGATATACAATGGTTCTTTTCCGTTCTTTTTTAACATCAAAGGCGATTGAACTGCATTTTTAATTAATTTCTGTGAAGCATTAGAATCAAAAGCTTTATCCCATCTTGTAGGAATTTCTGAAATATTTGTTTCCTGATATCTGTATTCCTGAGAATCGTAATCGGCAACCATCCACCAAGCTTTCATGTCGGTTGGAAAATCAAATTCTGTATCTTCTTCTTTGATGATAAAATAATTCAGATTTTTCTGCTGTGGAAATTCGTATCTAAAACCTAAGCCGTCATTGAACAGTCTAAACTTTACGACAATACTTCTGTCTGTAGAATTTTGATTCAGCGTAATCGCCAATTCATTATAATGATTGATGTAATTTTTCTTTTCACCTAAAACGGGTTGCCATGTTTCGTTTTTTGAATCTCTTTTTTCGGAAGTTTTAACAAAGTCATTATTCAAATCAAATTTTGCATCTTCCGCTTTAGTTATTTCAGAAGCGAAACTTATCGAAGTATCTTTAAAAAGCCTTAAACCTAATTTTGAATCTTCAACAACCGTAGATCCGTTGTATTTTAAATTGTAAAAGGGAACTCCGTTTTTGAGCTGAAAATTCATTTCAAATTTTCCGTCCGGAGATTTCAGAGATTGTGCCTGTGCACCTGCAAACATCATCGATAATAAAACCGCAGCAACTGTAATTTTCATTTTATTGAATATTTATAAACTTTAAAAATAAAAAATTAGAACCAACAATTACCAATAATTCAGATAAAGATTATTTAGCTATAAAATTTACACATGATATTATAGCGTCTAAATCGGGGAATTTTGGCAGATTATCTTTATCTTTGCAGACTTAAAACTATACTATAAATGTCAAACAGAAAGATGATTACGGCGGCTTTGCCATATGCAAACGGACCGGTTCATATTGGGCATTTGGCTGGAGTTTACATTCCTGCAGATGTTTATGCTAGATTTCAGAGAAGATCAGGAAAAGATGTTGCTTTTATTTGCGGAAGCGATGAACATGGAATTCCTATCACCATAAGAGCTAAAAAAGAAGGCGTTACCCCACAAGATATTGTCGATAAATATCACGAGATCATCAAAAAATCTTTTTCAGATTTGGGAATTTCGTTTGATGAATATTCTAGAACAACTTCGGCTAATCACCGTGAAACAAGCCAGGATTTCTTTAAAGTTCTTTATGAAAAAGGGAAATTTTCGGAAGAAATGTCTGAGCAATATTTCGATGAGCAGGCTAATGAATTTTTGGCTGACCGATATATCGTTGGAACTTGTCCGAACTGCGGAAACGAAAACGCTTACGGAGATCAGTGTGAGAAATGTGGTTCTACCCTTTCGCCATCAGAATTGATCAATCCAAAATCAATGTTGAGCGGAAATGTTCCTATTTTAAAAGAAACAAAAAACTGGTATTTACCATTAAATGAATATGAAGATTTCCTAAACGAATGGATTATCGAAGGTCATAAAGACGATTGGAAACCGAATGTTTACGGACAGGTAAAATCTTGGTTAAATGATGGTTTAAAACCTCGTGCAATGACCAGAGATTTGAACTGGGGTGTTCCTGTTCCACTTCCCGGAGCAGACGGAAAAGTATTGTATGTTTGGTTTGATGCACCGATCGGTTACATTTCTTTCACCAAAGAATGGGCTGCAAAAAATGGAAAAGACTGGAAAGATTACTGGCAAAGTGAAGAATCTGATTTAGTACATTTTATTGGAAAGGATAATATCGTGTTCCACTGTATTATTTTCCCTGCGATGATGAAAGCTCACGGAGATTACAAAATGCCGAAAAATGTTCCTGCCTTTGAATTTTTAAATCTTGAAAACGATAAAATTTCAACTTCAAGAAACTGGGCGGTTTGGGCACACGAATATGTTGAAGATTTCCCTGGACAGCAGGATGTTTTGCGTTATGCATTACTTTCTTCAGCTCCGGAAACGAAAGATAATAACTTTACATGGAAAGATTTCCAGACTAAAAACAATTCTGAATTGGTTGGAATTTTTGGAAACTTCATCAACAGAGTTGCGGTTTTAATTCATAAATATTATGATGGAATCGTTCCTCTAGGTGATGTAAATGCTCTTGAATTAGCGGAAATCAATAAATCAGCAAAAGAA
Above is a genomic segment from Chryseobacterium mulctrae containing:
- the metG gene encoding methionine--tRNA ligase; translation: MSNRKMITAALPYANGPVHIGHLAGVYIPADVYARFQRRSGKDVAFICGSDEHGIPITIRAKKEGVTPQDIVDKYHEIIKKSFSDLGISFDEYSRTTSANHRETSQDFFKVLYEKGKFSEEMSEQYFDEQANEFLADRYIVGTCPNCGNENAYGDQCEKCGSTLSPSELINPKSMLSGNVPILKETKNWYLPLNEYEDFLNEWIIEGHKDDWKPNVYGQVKSWLNDGLKPRAMTRDLNWGVPVPLPGADGKVLYVWFDAPIGYISFTKEWAAKNGKDWKDYWQSEESDLVHFIGKDNIVFHCIIFPAMMKAHGDYKMPKNVPAFEFLNLENDKISTSRNWAVWAHEYVEDFPGQQDVLRYALLSSAPETKDNNFTWKDFQTKNNSELVGIFGNFINRVAVLIHKYYDGIVPLGDVNALELAEINKSAKEISGFLENYEFRNSLTALMNLARFGNQYLQAEEPWKTIKDNPEKAAHSLFVGAQIAVALAQLCEPFMPFSSEKLLNMFNVQKSDWNTVETKTVLIETGHQINEASLLFSKIEDDVIEAQIQKLENTKQSNKKTNPNANPMKEEIQFDDFTKIDLRTATIIEAEKVEKADKLLKLTVDTGVDVRTVVSGIAESFTAEEVIGKQVMILLNLAPRKIRGIESQGMLLLTTKPDGKLSFVTPDDSNVENGIEIG